The sequence AATCAGTAATCTCAATAGTAAAGGATATGCCGGAAAATTCGACCTTAGAAGATATAATGGAGTCTCTTTATGTAAAGCAGAAAATATTGAAAGGTAAAAAACAATTAGAAACGGGACAGTTTTATACGCATGAAGAGGCAAAGGGAATCATGAAAGAATGGCTAAAATAAAGTGGTCTAAAGATTCACTTGAAGACTTAAAAGAAATCTGTAGGTTCATAGCGTTAGACTCACCATATTACGCTAACATGCTGAATGACAGAATTTTTGAGATGGTTGAACATCTGGAATTATTTCCAGAGATGGGTAGACATGTTCCAGAATCCGATGACCCTACAGTTAGAGAATTGCTTTATAAAAACTACAGAATTATATACCAGATTAAAGAAGGGCATTTAGAAATTATCACAGTCATTCATGGCAGCAGATTGTTAAAGTTAAAATCTTCGGATAACTGAACAGGGAGTAAAAACGGACAAACCTGCAAAAAACACTTCTAAAATCATGAAAATACTGTCCGCAGCGGTATGCGACAGAGGGCGTAAACCGGATATTTCTCATATAGCAGCAAGCCTCAATGTGCTATAATATTTCTCTGAAATGGGAAAAAATCCTGAAAAAACATCTGTTACAATGGACGATATAAAACCTCTCTGTCCGGTTTGCGGGAGAGAGCTTGATAAGGCTAAGGCTGCTGATCGTAGCGGATGGAATTGCAAATGCGGCGAGTTTATTCCCGAGAGGCTTATTATAAACCCTTTTGAAGGCTGCACCCACGGACTAAATTGCAACTGCGGAAGAGAAAGAAGGAAATGAAACGAACCACAACGAATGTCATTGCGAGAAGCGTTAGCGACGAAGCAATCTTTGAAGATGAGATTCCTTCGCTCTGCTCGGAATGACAGATTAGAGGTTTTTTGAAATGAAAAAAGGTTATTTCGGACAATACGGCGGAAGATTTGTTCCTGAGACATTGATGCCTGCGCTCATTGAGCTTGAACAGGCATATCTGAAATACAGGAAAGATAGAGCTTTTCAAAAAGAGCTTGCGCATCTCCAGAAAACATATATAGGAAGGCCGACTGCGCTATACTTTGCAAAGAGATTTACGGAATATCTCGGAGGAGCAAAGATATATTTAAAAAGAGAAGACCTCGCTCACACAGGCGCTCACAAGATAAACAATGCGCTGGGACAGGCGCTGCTTGCAAAAAGAATCGGCAAAAAGAGAATCATTGCTGAAACAGGAGCCGGTCAGCATGGAGTTGCAACTGCCACAGGTGCTGCGCTTATCGGCCTTGAGTGCGAGATATACATGGGCTCTGTTGATATGAAGAGGCAGGCTTTGAATGTGTTCAGGATGAGGCTCCTTGGAGCAAGGGTCATCGAGGTAGCTGTTGGTTCGCAGACCTTGAAAGATGCAATAAACGAATCCCTGAGAGACTGGACCACAAATGTAAGGACTACTCATTATGTTTTGGGCACGGTTTTCGGGCCGCATCCTTTCCCGTCAATGGTGAGGGATTTTCAGTCAATTATCGGAAAGGAAGCTAAAAAGCAGATTCTTCAGGCAGAGGGACGGCTGCCTGATTATCTGGTCGCATGCGTTGGCGGAGGAAGCAATGCAATGGGATTGTTCCATGAATTCCTTGACGATGATATAAAGATGATTGGAGTAGAGGCCGGAGGCAAGGGGATAGAAACAGGTGAGCACGCGGCAAGATTTGCCGGCGGCTCTGTAGGAGTATTTCAGGGATGCAAAACCTACCTTCTTCAGGACGATGACGGCAATGTGCTCGGAACTCACTCAGTCTCGGCAGGACTCGATTATGCAGCAGTAGGCCCCGAGCATCCTTTCCTCAAAGATATGGGAAGGGTTGAGTACACATATGCTACAGATGATGAGGCATTGGCTGCATTTGAACTGCTTTCAAGAAAAGAAGGGATAATCCCGGCTCTTGAATCTGCGCATGCAGTCGCAGAAGTAATAAAACTTGCGCCGAAACTCTCAAAGGATAAAATTATCATTGTAAATCTTTCGGGAAGGGGAGACAAAGACGTTCAGCACGTAGCGAATATCAAAGGGATAGAACTGTGAACAGAATTGAAAAGGTATTCAAAAAATTAAAGACTCAGAATAAAAAGGCATTTATCCCTTACATAATGGCAGGCGATCCTTCTATTGAGAAGACAAAAGAAATTGTCCTGATGTTTGAGGAATGCGGCGCAGACATTGTTGAGCTTGGCGTGCCTTTTACAGACCCTCTTGCAGACGGCCCGACAATTCAGAGGGCAGCGGAAAGGGCCTTGAAAAACGGGGTTACTTTAAAAAAAGTAATCGCCCTTGTAAAGGATTTAAGACAAAAAACAAAAATCCCTCTGGTATTGATGACATATTACAACCCTGTTTTTAAATACGGCGAAGAGAGATTTATTGCAGACGCAAAAGATGCAGGCGTTGACGGCGTTATAATCCCTGACCTTCCGCCTGATGAAGCAGGAGAGTTTATAAGGCTTGCTAAAAATGCAGCCCTTGCTTCAATATTCTTGCTTGCTCCGACATCAACAGACGAAAGAATAAAAAAGGTTGCAAGAGCATCAACGGGTTTTATATATTATGTTTCAATAACAGGCATTACCGGCGCTCAGCTTTTACTTGATGGCTCTATTGAAAAATCAATAACCGGCATCCGCAAGATTACGGATAAATCTATTGCCGTTGGATTCGGTGTTTCAACGCCTGATGAGGCTAAGGCAGTGGCAGGCGTCTCTGACGGGGTGATTATTGGAAGTGCGATAGTCAAAAAAGCGCAGGGGAACTTAAATGGTGAATTAAGGGATTTTCTTCTCACATTAAGAGAGGCAATCAAATGAACGAGGTCTCCGATAGAAAACTGGCGCAGCTTAATACCCTGATGGAACTGATATCTCTGGTAAATTCTACGCTTGATACGCATGAAGTGAGAAAACGGGCGATTGAAGCGGCAACGCGGCTTGTTAATGCGGAGGCAGGCAGTCTCATTCTGAAGGACAAGGAAAACGGCGAGCTTTTTTTTGAAGTGGCGCTTGGAGACAAGGGAGAGAAGGTAAAAGAGATCAGGCTTAAAAAAGGCGAAGGCATAGCCGGCTGGGTTGCTGAAAAGGGGAAGCCTGTCATAGTGCATGATGTTCAGTCAGACCCGAGGTTTTTCAGGGGCGCAGATGACAGAAGCGAATTCTTTACAAGAAACATGATATGTGTGCCCGTAAAAACAAAAGAGGAGATTCTCGGAGTGCTTCAGACAATAAACAAAAAAGCGGGGAGTTTTGATAATGAGGACATGGAGATACTGTGCGCGCTTGCAAATCAGGTGGCGGTTGCGATAGAAAATGCAAATCTGTATCAGGAACTTAAGGATACCTTTTACGGGACAGCCCAGGCGCTTGCAGAGACCATTGAAAAAAGAGACCCTTACACAGGAGGCCACACGAAAAGGGTTATGAACTACAGCCTTGCCATAGGGCGCATGCTCGGGCTTAACAGGACAGAGCTTGAAAAGTTAAAGCTTTCTGCTATACTCCATGACATCGGGAAGATAGGGGTAAGAGACAACGTTCTTCTAAAAGACGGCAAGCTTGAAGCTGGAGAAATTGAGGCAATGAATCTGCATCCCAAATACGGTTCAGAGATACTCAGCCATATTAAGCAACTGAAAGATGTTATCCCCGGGATGAGGGGACACCATGAGAAATATGATGGGACAGGATACCCTGACGGACTAAAAGATAACGAGATACCCTTAGCAGCGCGGATTATTGCGGTTGCCGACACATTTGATGCCATGACAACTGACAGGCCGTACAGAAAAGCGCGCACCGCAGATGATGCGGTTGACGAATTAAAAAAACATGCGGGCAGACAGTTTGACCCGTTAGTGGTAGATGCATTTTTAAAAGCGTGGAGAGAAATGGAGTTTGTGTTATGAAAGTAGAAGTTCTCGGATGTTCAGGAGCAGAATTTCATGGGTTTAACCCTCCGGGTTTCTTGATTGACGGGAAAATATTGCTTGATGCCGGGACCATCGGCGCTTCCCTCTCTGAGAATGCCCAGTGGAAGATACGGCATATTGTAGTTTCACACGCGCACCTTGACCATATAAGAGGAATCCCTTTCCTTGCAGATAACATAATTATAAAAAACAAGAGGCACAATGTTACAGTGATAGGGATTGCGCAGGTGTTGAAGTCTCTGAAAAATAATCTCTTAAATAATAAGATCTGGCCTGATTTCACAATGATACCAAATGTTGAAAAGGCTGTAATAAAGTTTTTAGAGGTGAAGCCCGGCAAGCAGATAGAAATTAACGGCTATAAAATTACCGCATACAGAGTCAACCATTCGGTTCCTGCAGTTGGTTATATAATTGAAGACAGAAGAAGCAAAAGACTCCTTTATACAGGTGATACAGGGCCGACACATGCTATCTGGAAGGAAGCAGGCAGAGCAAAGATAGACCGTGCCATAATAGAAGTCTCTTTTCCAAACAAAATGGAGGCTCTGGCTGTTGAGACAGGGCATTTAACTCCAAAGCTTCTCAAGAAAGAGTTGGATAAGATACAGATACCTCCTGACAAAATACTGATAACACATCCCAAACCGCAGCATCTCAAAACCATAAGGTCCGAGATTAAGAAGCTCGGAATTCCCAATATCAGACTGCTTAAAGACGGCGAGGTTATAAATATCTAATGTGGTTTAAAAAATTAAAAGAATCGAAACTGCAGAAAAAGGTAAAGATTCCTGAAGGCCTCTGGGTAAAGTGCGATAACTGCAAAGAGATTGTTTACAAAAAAGAGATAGACAAGAATCTTAAAGTCTGTCCGAAGTGTGATTACCATTTCAGAATAAGCGCTAAAGAAAGAATTGAGCTTCTTGCGGACGCAGGAAGTTTTGCAGAGTTTGACGCAGATATGTGTTCAGGAGATCCGCTGAACTTTAAAGATTCTCTTCCTTACCCTGAAAGGCTACAGGCAAACCGGAACAAGAGCAGTCTTTCTGAAGCTGTTGTCTCAGGTGAGGCAGTGATAAACGGTTTTCCTGTCGTCATTACCGTGATGGATTTTTCGTTCATGGGCGGAAGCATGGGTTCTGTTGTCGGAGAAAAAATTACAAGGGCTGCAGAAACAGCTCTTGAAAAAAGAACGCCGTTAATAAGCATTGCATCATCAGGCGGCGCAAGGATGCAGGAAGGGATATTCTCCCTTATGCAGATGGCAAAGGTTTCTGCGGCAATAGGAAGGCTCAAAGATAACGGCATTCCGTATATCTCTGTCCTTGCCGACCCGACATTCGGCGGAGTTGCCGCAAGTTTTGCCACAATCGGAGACGTAATAATCGCTGAACCGAGAAGCCTTATAGGGTTTGCAGGCCCCCGCGTCATAGAGCAGACAATGAAACAGCAGCTCCCTGATAATTTTCAGAGGGCAGAGTTCCTTCTTGAACACGGGTTAATAGATATGGTTGTCAGCAGAGAAGATATGAAAAAGACTCTCGCCAAGCTCATAGAATTCCTTTCGTAAGAAATTTGCTTCTCGCACCCGCCGCTGCGTTTATTTTGTCCTTGTAATTCTCCGAAAATTTGTCTTATACTGCTTTTTATGAGAGACAATAGCATCCTTAATAAAAATATGGGAAGTGTCCCCCCTTTTTTATCATAGACGACACGACAGGGAAGAAATCTACTTTTTCATTCTATTTAGGAGGTGGAGTTATGACTCCTGGAGGATCTTTTGCAGTAACAAGATCAAAGCAATGCCCATCAAGTGAATGGAATGCTGGGTTGCAATTTCAGAATATAGCCGCTGGACAGGTCGGGTATAGTTTTAAAGATAAAATCTGGTTTCTTGAATACGGACTTGGAAGCAGAGGTGCAGCACTTACTGGTTATTATTTATTTGGACCTTACTATTTGGATATAAAATGATAAACAAGAAAGACTTATTTGAAGCAATGTTTAGTATAGCATTGGGGCTTTATGCTCTTATTTTTTTAAAGTGGCATATCAAAAGTTCTGTAAGTTTCCAGAAAAAACTTTTTGGTCTTGATGTGAACTCTCTATATTTTAAGATTGCATATCCAATTGCTGGGATATTTTTTATTGTTTTTGGAATTCTATTATTGTTTGGATACGTTAAACTTGGGAAGTAAATAGAAAAACAGAAAAGGTAACGGTTCTAATTAATGAAAAATCTGATGATAAATCGCAGTAAAATTCTCAGTTATCTTCTGCTACAGAGGCTTATTGGAACAGAAAAGGGGACACCACATTTTATCCTCTCAATCAGCAAACGGTTATGCCGACAGATTTTCAGGCATCCCCTATCCCCTTTTCTTTTCCCAAAAACAATTCCTTTATGCTAAAATTATATTGAAAGGAATTAGTGTCATGCTTAAAGCTGAGAAAATAAAAAAAGAGATAGATTTCCTGCCAACGGCTATGCTGGATGACGTGGAGAAGTTCATCAAGGGACTTAAGACACGCAAGAAAAATGGCAAAAGAAAATCCTCTCTTCTGGCTGAGCTGGCTGATATAGCTGCTAATATAGATTTACCAAGGGATTTCTCAAAACACCACGACCATTATCTTTACGGCCTCCCCAAAAAATGAGCGGCATCTTTCTCGACACCGGCTATTTGATAGCGCTGCTCAATACAAAAGATAACATGCATAAAGCCGCTGTAGAGGCAGCAGAAAAATATCATGGCCCTTTTCTAACCACACAGCTTATTCTTATTGAACTCGCAAACAGCCTTTGCCTTCCGCTTCAAAAACCGCTTGCAATAAGGATGATAGATAAAATACAGGCCGACCCCCTAACCACGGTTATCCCTGTTACTTTTGACAGATTTGAAAAAGCCCTGTCACTCTATAAAAAGCGTACGGACAAGTCATGGGGCATGATAGACTGCCTTTCATTCATTGCGATGGACGAATTCGGAGTGAAACAGGCGCTTACTTTTGATGAGCATTTCAGACAGGCTGGTTATAAGGTCCCTTTGTTATAGATTCCTGCTATTTTCTATTCCCTGTCCCCATTCTCGCTGAGAAGCGGAAATAGGGACGGTTGTTCTCGCTCACCAATTCGGTCCATGACTCGCCGAGGAGAGTAACTTTTTCAAGTTTATCAAACGGTGATTTGCCCCCCGATTTTAATCGCACTATACTCTGCTCAGCCTTAACCTGACAGGTTTTTTACCTTCCTTCTTATGTTCTAATTCTAAAAGAGTTTTCCTCTTCTTACTTTTATCTCATTTAATGTAAAATATTGCACTTATGGGTTATACTGCTGCTGTCAATTATCTCTACGGGCTTCAGAAACACGGCATCAAGCTGGGGCTTGACAACACCGTGAGACTGCTTTCTCTGCTTGGCAATCCGCAGGAAAAATTTCACTCTATACATGTTGCAGGCACGAACGGAAAAGGCTCTACATCAGCAAT is a genomic window of Nitrospirota bacterium containing:
- a CDS encoding type II toxin-antitoxin system RelE/ParE family toxin, which gives rise to MAKIKWSKDSLEDLKEICRFIALDSPYYANMLNDRIFEMVEHLELFPEMGRHVPESDDPTVRELLYKNYRIIYQIKEGHLEIITVIHGSRLLKLKSSDN
- the trpB gene encoding tryptophan synthase subunit beta, with protein sequence MKKGYFGQYGGRFVPETLMPALIELEQAYLKYRKDRAFQKELAHLQKTYIGRPTALYFAKRFTEYLGGAKIYLKREDLAHTGAHKINNALGQALLAKRIGKKRIIAETGAGQHGVATATGAALIGLECEIYMGSVDMKRQALNVFRMRLLGARVIEVAVGSQTLKDAINESLRDWTTNVRTTHYVLGTVFGPHPFPSMVRDFQSIIGKEAKKQILQAEGRLPDYLVACVGGGSNAMGLFHEFLDDDIKMIGVEAGGKGIETGEHAARFAGGSVGVFQGCKTYLLQDDDGNVLGTHSVSAGLDYAAVGPEHPFLKDMGRVEYTYATDDEALAAFELLSRKEGIIPALESAHAVAEVIKLAPKLSKDKIIIVNLSGRGDKDVQHVANIKGIEL
- a CDS encoding tryptophan synthase subunit alpha; amino-acid sequence: MNRIEKVFKKLKTQNKKAFIPYIMAGDPSIEKTKEIVLMFEECGADIVELGVPFTDPLADGPTIQRAAERALKNGVTLKKVIALVKDLRQKTKIPLVLMTYYNPVFKYGEERFIADAKDAGVDGVIIPDLPPDEAGEFIRLAKNAALASIFLLAPTSTDERIKKVARASTGFIYYVSITGITGAQLLLDGSIEKSITGIRKITDKSIAVGFGVSTPDEAKAVAGVSDGVIIGSAIVKKAQGNLNGELRDFLLTLREAIK
- a CDS encoding GAF domain-containing protein is translated as MNEVSDRKLAQLNTLMELISLVNSTLDTHEVRKRAIEAATRLVNAEAGSLILKDKENGELFFEVALGDKGEKVKEIRLKKGEGIAGWVAEKGKPVIVHDVQSDPRFFRGADDRSEFFTRNMICVPVKTKEEILGVLQTINKKAGSFDNEDMEILCALANQVAVAIENANLYQELKDTFYGTAQALAETIEKRDPYTGGHTKRVMNYSLAIGRMLGLNRTELEKLKLSAILHDIGKIGVRDNVLLKDGKLEAGEIEAMNLHPKYGSEILSHIKQLKDVIPGMRGHHEKYDGTGYPDGLKDNEIPLAARIIAVADTFDAMTTDRPYRKARTADDAVDELKKHAGRQFDPLVVDAFLKAWREMEFVL
- a CDS encoding 3',5'-cyclic-nucleotide phosphodiesterase; the protein is MKVEVLGCSGAEFHGFNPPGFLIDGKILLDAGTIGASLSENAQWKIRHIVVSHAHLDHIRGIPFLADNIIIKNKRHNVTVIGIAQVLKSLKNNLLNNKIWPDFTMIPNVEKAVIKFLEVKPGKQIEINGYKITAYRVNHSVPAVGYIIEDRRSKRLLYTGDTGPTHAIWKEAGRAKIDRAIIEVSFPNKMEALAVETGHLTPKLLKKELDKIQIPPDKILITHPKPQHLKTIRSEIKKLGIPNIRLLKDGEVINI
- a CDS encoding acetyl-CoA carboxylase carboxyltransferase subunit beta is translated as MWFKKLKESKLQKKVKIPEGLWVKCDNCKEIVYKKEIDKNLKVCPKCDYHFRISAKERIELLADAGSFAEFDADMCSGDPLNFKDSLPYPERLQANRNKSSLSEAVVSGEAVINGFPVVITVMDFSFMGGSMGSVVGEKITRAAETALEKRTPLISIASSGGARMQEGIFSLMQMAKVSAAIGRLKDNGIPYISVLADPTFGGVAASFATIGDVIIAEPRSLIGFAGPRVIEQTMKQQLPDNFQRAEFLLEHGLIDMVVSREDMKKTLAKLIEFLS
- a CDS encoding type II toxin-antitoxin system VapC family toxin, with the translated sequence MSGIFLDTGYLIALLNTKDNMHKAAVEAAEKYHGPFLTTQLILIELANSLCLPLQKPLAIRMIDKIQADPLTTVIPVTFDRFEKALSLYKKRTDKSWGMIDCLSFIAMDEFGVKQALTFDEHFRQAGYKVPLL